A genomic segment from Ignavibacteria bacterium encodes:
- a CDS encoding peroxiredoxin encodes DNIKKYEKKNAVVIGVSADSVQSHKKFEEKYDLPFTILSDEKKTVLQKYGVWKEKSMYGRKYFGIERTTFIIDEKGKIDKIYYKVKIQNHISTVLQDLK; translated from the coding sequence GACAACATTAAAAAATACGAGAAAAAAAATGCAGTTGTAATAGGTGTCAGCGCTGATTCGGTTCAGTCTCATAAGAAATTTGAGGAGAAATATGATCTTCCCTTTACAATATTGAGCGATGAAAAGAAAACGGTCCTGCAAAAGTATGGTGTGTGGAAAGAAAAAAGCATGTACGGAAGAAAATACTTCGGTATTGAACGGACTACATTTATAATAGACGAAAAAGGAAAAATCGACAAAATTTATTACAAGGTTAAAATTCAAAATCACATTTCAACGGTTTTGCAAGATTTGAAATAA
- a CDS encoding rubrerythrin: MNNLSKKNNESSQKLRNSKTFQNLKDGFALESQANRRYLFFAQRAKEEGFEQIAEIFNETAEGEGGHAFGHFEFMEPIADPLTGKNLGDTETNLNTAIDGETYEYTELYPGFARIARDEGFWEIAEWFETLARAEKSHAGRLQRALDSIKEKTE, translated from the coding sequence ATGAACAATTTATCGAAAAAAAATAATGAATCTTCACAGAAACTCCGGAACTCAAAAACTTTTCAAAACTTGAAAGACGGATTTGCGCTTGAGAGCCAAGCGAACAGAAGATATTTATTTTTCGCACAGCGAGCCAAAGAAGAAGGATTTGAACAAATAGCTGAAATATTTAATGAGACAGCTGAAGGAGAAGGGGGGCATGCGTTCGGGCACTTTGAATTTATGGAGCCGATTGCAGATCCATTAACTGGAAAAAATCTCGGCGATACTGAAACGAATTTAAATACTGCAATCGATGGTGAAACATACGAATACACGGAACTCTATCCAGGATTTGCCCGCATAGCGAGAGATGAGGGGTTTTGGGAAATTGCCGAATGGTTTGAAACTCTTGCTCGTGCAGAAAAATCACACGCCGGAAGATTACAACGGGCATTGGATTCAATTAAAGAGAAAACAGAATAA
- a CDS encoding DUF3501 family protein: protein MKKISFSELKNIYDYEKVRIEFRNQIIKIKKNRRIQIGNNITLVFENRETVIFQVQEMMRLEKLVDRKLIQQEIDIYNQLIPEKNQLCATMLIEIQERQYIKPILDSLSGLNDKCVFLEFDNEKVEPIFDQGQLTDGRVSAVQYLTFSLSKNQKEKFIRLGSDPKILIDHKNYTAESPFTEEMKKVLIEDLLSEE from the coding sequence TTGAAGAAAATCTCATTTTCAGAGCTAAAGAATATTTATGATTATGAAAAAGTTCGAATTGAATTCCGCAATCAAATTATTAAGATCAAGAAAAATAGACGAATTCAAATTGGGAATAATATTACTCTAGTTTTCGAAAATCGGGAGACTGTAATTTTTCAAGTCCAAGAAATGATGCGGCTTGAAAAATTAGTTGATAGAAAATTAATTCAACAGGAAATTGACATCTACAATCAATTGATTCCGGAGAAGAATCAACTTTGTGCAACAATGTTGATCGAAATTCAGGAACGCCAATATATTAAACCAATACTTGATTCACTGAGCGGTCTTAATGACAAATGCGTTTTTTTAGAATTTGATAATGAAAAAGTTGAACCGATTTTTGACCAAGGGCAGCTGACTGATGGCAGAGTGAGCGCAGTGCAATATCTTACTTTTAGCTTGAGTAAAAATCAGAAAGAGAAATTTATTAGATTGGGTTCAGATCCAAAGATCCTGATTGATCACAAAAATTATACTGCTGAATCACCATTTACCGAAGAAATGAAAAAAGTTTTAATAGAAGATTTACTGAGCGAAGAATGA
- a CDS encoding 6-carboxytetrahydropterin synthase, whose amino-acid sequence MKVYLTRKTHFAAAHRLFNPNYSDEQNKETFGLCSNPNYHGHNYNLEVTVEGEPDPETGYVIDLKYLKKILNENIIDHVDHKNLNVEVDFLEGINPTVENLCIAFWKQLENKIPNGKLHAIKLYESERNLVEYRGE is encoded by the coding sequence ATGAAAGTTTATTTGACACGTAAAACACATTTTGCTGCAGCACATCGTTTGTTCAATCCAAATTATTCCGATGAACAGAATAAAGAAACCTTTGGACTTTGCAGCAATCCAAATTATCATGGACATAATTACAATCTTGAAGTTACAGTTGAAGGTGAGCCTGATCCAGAAACTGGTTACGTTATAGACTTAAAGTACTTAAAGAAAATTCTCAACGAAAATATTATAGATCATGTTGATCACAAAAATTTAAATGTTGAAGTTGATTTTTTAGAAGGGATAAATCCAACAGTTGAAAATTTGTGCATTGCATTCTGGAAACAATTGGAGAACAAAATTCCCAATGGAAAATTGCATGCTATCAAACTTTATGAAAGTGAAAGAAATTTAGTCGAGTATAGGGGAGAATAA